The following DNA comes from Picosynechococcus sp. PCC 7003.
ACCCCAAGATCCCGCAAAATATTCCGCACCTGCCGCTCGAAATAAGCTTCTGCATTGCCCTGTTCGAGTTTGAGTTGGTTCATCATGTCATCGAGCATCGTCTTGGCCTGCTCTGGGTTGATCGTCCCTTCTTTTACCCATTGGTCACTGGCTTCTTTGACCTTTTCGGCGACGATCGAGGTAGTCCCAATCCCAATCATCAGCATTTGTTGCAGGAAGTTGTTGTTGTCCATGGTGTAGTCTGTCTCGTCTTCAGTATGGGTTTCCCTAAATGGTTTCAACCTTAAGCTAGAATAGCTTAGCGAATTTGAACCTAGTTATATTCTAATGATGCCTGCTTCTTCTGAGTCCCCCCGGATTGCGACCGTTGCCCGGGTGACGGGTGAAACGAATGTGAAAGTAACGGTAAATCTGGATGGGACCGGCAAGTGTGAGGTAAATACGGGGGTGCCCTTCCTCGACCATATGCTGCACCAACTCTGCTCCCATGGTCTCTTGGATCTGCACATCCAGGCCCAAGGGGATTATGAAATCGACGACCACCACACCAATGAGGATGTGGGCATTACCTTGGGGATGGCGATCGCCAAAGCCATTGGAGAACGCAAAGGGATTCAGCGGTTTGGTCATTTTGTCGCCCCTCTCGACGAGGCCTTAGTACAGGTCGCCTTAGATTTTTCCGGTCGGCCCCACCTCAGTTATGGCCTAGAAATCCCCACGGAACGGGTCGGCACCTACGATACCCAACTGGTGCGGGAATTTTTTGTGGCGATCGTGAACCATGCCCAAATGACGATCCATGTGCGCCAACTAGACGGCATCAATTCCCACCACATCATCGAAGCAACCTTTAAAGCCTTTGCCCGGGCGATGCGCATGGCCCTGGAAATTGACCCCCGTCGGGCGGCAACGATCCCCAGT
Coding sequences within:
- a CDS encoding phasin family protein, with the translated sequence MDNNNFLQQMLMIGIGTTSIVAEKVKEASDQWVKEGTINPEQAKTMLDDMMNQLKLEQGNAEAYFERQVRNILRDLGVPRQSEMDELRGRIDRLERQVRELENKQWR
- the hisB gene encoding imidazoleglycerol-phosphate dehydratase HisB, which produces MMPASSESPRIATVARVTGETNVKVTVNLDGTGKCEVNTGVPFLDHMLHQLCSHGLLDLHIQAQGDYEIDDHHTNEDVGITLGMAIAKAIGERKGIQRFGHFVAPLDEALVQVALDFSGRPHLSYGLEIPTERVGTYDTQLVREFFVAIVNHAQMTIHVRQLDGINSHHIIEATFKAFARAMRMALEIDPRRAATIPSSKGVL